Genomic DNA from Pseudomonas helmanticensis:
TATCCACTACCACTTTGAGCACACCGCCACGGCGCACAAACTGATTTTCGGCGATGACCAGACGGTGTTCCCGAAACTCCAACCCGTGGCCTATCAGCAAGACTCCGGCATGGTCGCCAGCGACCCGGTGATCAAGCGCTTCGACCTGCGCCTGGAAACCCGCACCAGCCGCACCACGCGCCGCGATTACGACTTCGAAAAACCGCGCATCACCCTCGAAAGCGAAAACCGTGGCGACGCCCTGCCCGACCTCGAGGATTACGATTATCCCGGCCGCTTCGTCGACCGCGAGCGCGGCAAACACCTGGCCAAACGTGCCCTCGAACGCCATCGCAGCGACTTCCAGCTGGCCGAAGGCAAGAGCGATCAGCCACTGCTGGTCAGCGGCCATTTCCTCGCCCTCACCGCGCACCCGAAAGCCAAATGGAACGACCTCTGGTTGCTGACCGAAGTCCATCATGAAGGCAAGCAGCCGCAAGTGCTGGAAGAGTCGGTGACCAGCGACACCACCGCGCTCAAAGACGATTTCCATCAGGGCTACCGCAACCGCTTCCAGGCCACGCCATGGGACGTGCCGAACCGCCCGCCCCTGCGCCACCCGAAACCACGCATTCTCGGCAGCCAGAGCGCCGTGGTCACCGGCCCCAAAGGCGAAGAAATCCACTGCGACGAATACGGCCGGGTCAAAGTCCAGTTCCACTGGGACCGCGAAGGCCAGGCCGACGACAAGACCAGTTGCTGGTTGCGCGTCTCCTCCGCCTGGGCCGGCGCCCAGTACGGCGGCATCGCCATCCCGCGTATCGGCATGGAAGTGCTGGTGACCTTCCTTGAAGGCGACCCCGATCAACCGCTGATCAGCGGCTGCCTGTACCACAAGGAAAACACCGTCCCGTATGCGCTGCCGGCGAACAAGACCCGCAGCACCTTCAAGACCCTGAGTTCGATGGGCGGTGGCGGCTACAACGAACTGCGCATCGAAGATAAAAAAGGTCAGGAGCAGATCTACCTGCACGCCCAGCGCGACTGGGACGAAAACATCGAGCACGACCAGAAGATTCGGGTGGGCAACGAACGCCACGACACCGTCGAAAAAAACAGCTACAGCGAATTCAAAGCCGAAGAACACCACACCGTCTACGAAGACCGCAAAGTCGAAGCCCGCGCCAACGACCACCTGACTGTGGGCGTGAACCAGCACATCAAGATCGGCACTGGGCAGTTCATCGACGCGGGGCAGGAAATCCATCTCAGCAGCGGCATGAAAGTGGTGATGGAGGCTGGCGCCGAACTGACCCTGATCGGCGGCGGCAGCTTTATCAAGATTGATGCCGGCGGCGTGACCATGAGTGGGCCGGTGATCAACATGAACTCCGGCGGTGGGCCGGGCGGCGGCACCGGTGCGGCGCCGTTGTTGCCGGGGCCGTTGAAGCAGGCGGATACGGATAAGGCTGGGAAGTTGTTGGTGCCGGCGCAGCGGCAGGCGTTAATGCAGAAGAAACCGATTTGTGCGGTGTGTGAGAAAGCCAAGCTGGAGGCTCAGAATGCTTAAGTCGGAATTTCCATTGGAAAACGGCCTCCCCCAAGGCCTTCCATGGAATGGCACGGTAGGTTTACTGCTTGATGGTGTCAGCGTTGAGAAGCTTCCGCAGCACCTGTATCAGTGGACGGAAAACCCTGAGTTCGAGCCGCTTTATCTTGGGACTCGTTGGGCAGAACTGGGCGATATCTCCCCATGCCTCGTGCAAATAAAAGCACAGAACAACCCGGTCCTGACCCGGTTCCTGAACGCATCGCGTCAGGAATGGGGGCACTTGGTGTTTAGCGATCAATCATGGGATCAACTGGTCGCACACTTTCGCTGGCTCACCAGCGTCATGCACCCACTGGGGGAGGAAGTGTTGTTGCGCATCGCGGACCCGGCCGTAACTCATGCACTGCTTGCTCACGCAGAAACTATCAAGGATCCGACCCTATTCGGCCCCTGCAAACAAATCGTTACTGCCGATGCAGCACTGGATTGCTGGTACATAAACAATAGGCCGGGCAACGCTCCCGAGCCCGACCACAGCAAGCGCTATCGATTGAGCGAAGCACAACTCAGTCAACTGGACGAGGTGAACTTTCGCAATGTTGTGATGCGTCTCGATGCACACATGCAAGAATATTTCCCAAGCTATCAGGCACAGTCGACCCCACAGCAACGCTGGGAACACCTGCATGCGTTGGCGTCGACCTCCTATGATCGCGGCTTCAACACCGAACTCGATATCACCCTCTACGCCAACATTCACGGGTTCCTTGGCGAGCGAGCACTGGAAGAACATCCAGACCTCGACGCCATACTCAAAACCCCGTCGGAGCAAACGCCCGCACAACGACTCGAAAGGGTCGCTGATATTGCCCAGGAACGGGCAGCAACATTGACCAGGAGCCAAGGATGACAACGCCAACATCGACCGGCAAAAGCCCGAACAACGTTGCAAAAAGCCGGGATGACGGCAAGTGTGCCATGGGCGGCTGCTCGTTGATGAAGGCAAAAATCCAGCTCATCCCACTGCGTTACGGCCTCGTTGAACGACTCGACCCGTCAAGTGCGCTGACCATGCCGTACAAAACCACTTCTCGCCCACTAGGCATTCGATTGATGCGTGACGGCTGGCTCTACGTCATCGTCGACAAGAAGCCTGAAGCCGTAATGCACGAATACCGAATCCAGAACGGCATCGTGACCCAACTGCTGTGGGAAAAGAGCGAAATCACCGTCAACAAACGCGAAAGCAACGTGGGCGAAGCCGTGTTGGTCTTCCCGCTTTTGAGCAAACTCTACGTCAACTACTCCGAGGTGCAATGGACCGCCGCAAAATGCGCGCAGGTCATCAAGCACAAGTCTGAACGTGAGTACTTCATGCAGAAGGTTGATCTCACCAGTGCAGACCCTGAGAAAGGTGCAGCTAATCTGCTGACTCCAATTCAGGCGGAAAAGTGGATTGCTGAGGTTGCGGAGCAGCCGAGTAAAGAACCGTCGGTTACGAGTGCCAAACCTGAGGAAAGTCAGGACTATCTTTGGGAGCAAGCGTCGCACTTCAAGAAAACTCAGATGGGCACGCTCAAAAAGCAAGTCAAGGCAGAACATGAGCGTGACCATCTGTACTTGGTCTTACAGGATGACCTGGGCGTATTACGCGATCTCGCTGAGCATCAGGACTTGGTCACTGGCTGGATCAGCGACTGGAGCGACGCTGAGGCCAATCAAAAAAAGTATGTGTTTGGTTGCTACATCGAATCGTTGTACACCGTAACAGGCGAAACCATTCTAAATGCCGCCCAAGGCGACCCTCGTTTTGCCAAACTCAAGGACGAAATAAACGAAGAGCAGCGGCAATCGATCGTCGACTACGTCAACGTTAAAAATCAAACCCAGTATTCAGGCGCTGGTACGCATCGTGGGGCTATTGCAGCCTCAAAGTCGCGGATGCGTACGAATCTTGGACCTTTATATTCCAAGTACGAAGACCTGATCGAGACCATCGAAGACAACGCGGATGAAGCGCTCAATGGCGCAAAAATGGGACAAGAAGGCATTAACGACCTGATTGACCGACCGGCTATGGAAGCCTTCCTTAAACAACAGCGAGCACAATTAAGCCGTTGGAATAAGCGTTTGGATCTGATAACTGAAGATCGAGTAAAATTAGTATGTGAAAAACGCTTCTATAAATCTGCTTGGTATTTTGACCCAAAATTTGTAACCCAACTTGAATCGGCTCTTGCTACTGAATACGCGTGCATGAAAGATATATGTCGCACTGACAAGGCTACCGAAGCGATTGCAGACCTAATAGAAAAAGAGCCGGGCTTTACAGTTCCAACCTTCTTTACTGCAAGCTTGACCGATCAGAAGGACCTTTTTGCAAAAATCGGCTCATTAATAAAATCGGCCCGGGACATACCCCTTTCAGCGAAGGATTTCCAAGGACTGCAAAAAATCAGTCGAAATTTTGTAACGCTCCTGACCCAGGATCTCGCGGCATCAATAAATCTAAGCAACGATGGTATAACTTTCGATCAAGCACGAAACACTGCTTATGAACCTGCCAAACAACTCCGCTTGGCGAATGCTCTCGAAGAAGCTATAGAAGGACTACGCAACGGCCGAGCAATAGACCCATCTAAAATTCTACGAAATATTCCCGGCTCAGCATGGATCGACGTACTAAGAACATTTGGCAAAAAAGGAATTACTCTTGAGTTTGCTTCTGCAAGCCAGCTTCATGCGTTCGAAGCTGACATGGCGAAACTCACCGAACTCCGCCAGCAGATGTCCTCGTTGAAAAACAGGATCAGAGAGACATTGGCTAACGAGCGAAAAGGTCGGGCCCCCAAGGGGAGCTATCGATCTTTGGTTGCACAGCGTAAATCTGTTCAGCAATCCGTCGCCCCGTTAGAGAAAAAAATCGCGCCTGCGATGGTTGCTGTTGGCGAAGGCCCGAGTAAAGCAAGTATAAAAATTAAAGGCCTAACCAGCGCCCAAGAAGCTGAAGTCCACCGAATGGCCGAAGATCATCGCTTAAACACAGGCGACAAGGTAAGGGGACTAGGAAAAGATATCTTTCAATCTGCGGGAGGCGACATCTTCGCATCAGCTGTATTTGTCGTGCAATTAATTAACTTTGTCACTGTTTATTCAGAGTTAAGAAGAAAACCCAGCTGGGATAAAACCGATTACGTTGCATTTGGCAATGCGTTCTTCTCTGCAAGCGGAGGAGGCTTTGCGGCTGCACAGGGGATATCAGCCACTACTCTAAACGTAGTCAAAAACAATTATTCAAGTGCTGCCGGCAAAGTCCAGTTAGCCGCGCGCATTGGAAAGCTCACCGGGGGGCTGGGGCTAGCTGCTTACGGGTTCGGTATGGCGGCAGCAGCCACAAGTCTGTACGGGGAAAAAGGCTCTGTCGCTCGTTGGACTGAAGCCTTGAGGTCGGGAGATAGTGCAAAGCTGGCTGGTGCCAGCATGACAATCGCGGGCGACTCTGGACAGTTTGTCGTTAACGGTTGGGCAGTTGCACGAACAGGGCAATATATGTTTGAGGCGGCTTCAAATGTTAGTCAAGCAAGAGCTGTCGCTTGGGTTACAGCTGGAGGCAAACTTCTGAGCGTTGCTGCGAGAGCCAACTTAATAGGGTTAGGTTTGACGGTGTTGCAGCTAGGTGGCGAGTGGATTTACAACCGAAACAATAAAACGAAGTTTGATAACTGGCTTCAGCAGGGCGCGTGGGGAAAGAAGAACCAAAATCGCGAATTCCAAGCAGATCGCATGCAATTGGCAGAGATCACTTCAACTCCTCAGGTCGGTCTAAGACAAATAAATAACAAACCTACTGCAGTGATTAGCATTCCAAATATAACAATTCGAGAGCTGGATGATGTTGGATTTGGCCTTACCGCGTATTGGTCAAGCAGTCTCCAGCGCAATGACTGGGAGCCTTGGACTGAACCTTTGCTATATCAACTCAATTTACTGAGTCCACCAGACGCGCCACTCCAACTGGGGCTAGAAATTTTTGCGCATGAAGCTAACGCTCAGCACGGTCTTGCCATAAAATTGCGATACCATCCACTCCCCGGAGCGCAAAAATTTCAGGAAATAATGTTTGAAACCAAGACACTTAATGTTGGAAGCGGGAAGGAATTTTCAACAACTGGGTTTTTCAGCGCACGAAATACAACCGCTCAAGCATTCATTGTGACCACCGACACGCTAACTGTGCTCGAATCATCAAAACAAGCCGGGCAAACCTAATGTCTTCAATAAATGAGCAATCCCGCGACGATCTAAATCTCAAAAAAATACGGCCCGTGGCTGGTGAGAAGCGTAAGTTCGCGACAGGTGAGGCATTATTCTTCTCCCCGCTTCCGATACCAACGGGCAACGTCCCCATGGATTTGGGCGGAAGCTTTGTTGAGGTAAATGACACATTCCTCGACGTAGGCAGTAGTAATTCCGGCAAGGCTTTCCAAGCGAGGGCAATGATTGGGCTCGGGATGATGTTTATTTTTTCATGCCTGATTATTCTGCCTTTGCTTGCAGGATCTACTACCTGGGGATCCCCATTTGCCGAGTCCTTTTGGGACAGAACAGCAGGCATGTTCGATTTCGGTGTCACCTTTAGTATTTGGGGAGGAGGAATAGCTGCGCTCTTGGGTATTTACGTTATTTTGAGCACTACCAGAGCAAAGTCGCGCAGCCGTCCAATTAGATTCAACCGCCAACGTCGTGAAGTCTGTTTCTTTCCCGAAGGTTCTGACCTCCCCGTCATTCAACCATGGGAAGAGATAGTATCTTGGCTTTCAATCAGTACAGGTGTTACTGGAGTAGGCGTAACAAGCACCTATACATTTGGTATGGCGTTCGACGATTCCAGAGCTGACGTAGTGCATTTCATGAGACAAGGCGTGATGACTCCTGCCCATGCCTTGGGTAAGTGGGAAGCCATACGGATCTATATGGAAAAAGGTCCAGAGTTCTGCCCAGGCAAGGCAGCCTACGAGGGGCGCCACACCTTTGATAAAAAACGACAAGACATGCACGAGGAATACCAGAACAACGAACGTTCCGCTTTAGGAGTTGGTTGGTGGTACCTGACACATTTGATCACTTGGTGGCGTTTTCCGTATTGGGTAGCAGAATGGGACCATCGTTTCAGCATGAAATCTCTTCCTGAATCCATTGCCGAGTGGTCTAAGCCTCTTCCGCCTAAACAATGGGGCAAGCCAAGCCCGGTGCTTAAAGAGCAAAGCGCGAAAATCGAAAAAGCCTTTGCTCAAGGACAGGATTTTATGACGTACTTCAAGGCAAACCTAAACGAAAGCAAGGCAGAAGAATAAAAAACAGCTGAGCTATATAGTAGCTAGAAATCAGATAGCCCGATAACCGTCAGGTCAAGTCTGAGCTTTTACAAAACTGAAAAACAAAAGGGGATGGTTCATTTTCAAAAAAACAAACCCGTCCCCTTTTCGCTAGAGGCACTGGCGCTTTTCCAGCAATCAACCTGGTTGCGCCCCACCCCCACGCACCATTGCTATCGATAGAGCCTCTGATGCTGGAAATCGCTTCGCATGCCTAAAACCCTTGATTTCGAATTGATAGAGCCTGCTGCTACGACGAACCATCGCGCCGGAGACGTGGAGCAATTTTCAACTGGCACCACCACTTACCTGGCACCGCTGCCACTACCCACCGATGCATCGCCCAACAGTCCTTACATAAGCGAGCTGAACGATGCGTATCTGGACTTTGGTGGTGGCAAACCTCAATTGTTTTCATGGCAATTGACGTTGGGAGCACCATTTACCGCTGCGCTCCTGATTGCCCTGGGTATTCCTCTGGTCGCGGGGCTGATCCTCGCGTCAAGCGGCTATCGGTTAACTGAAGTATTGGAGTTCAGCTCAGACCTTTATTTCGCTGCCCGGGAATCCGCGATCTGGTTGTTTTTCGTGGGACTCGGTACTGGCCTTATCGTGTGGTTTTACGACCACAAAAAATACACAACCGTCATCCCGACCCGCTTCAACCGCCAGCGCCGGGAAGTCTGTTTCATGCCCACGGACGCGGAAACACCGGTTTTCGTACCTTGGGAGTCACTCTCCGCTTGGGTGATTGAGGCGCAAGGAGCAACACAATATGGCGTCCGACGACAGTACGGGATGGGCATGGGATTCGAACGTGAGGGCCAGAGGGTCTGCATTGAGTTCGTATGCGCTGGCCTACCGTTGGCAATCGCGCACTGGGAGGCCGTACGCGCTTTTATGGAGTACGAGGTCAACGGCCTGAAAAGCCATCAAGACCCCATGGATCTGCAAGGTCCCAATGATCCTCCCCATGAAGGAATGCATACGTTCCGAAATGCGCGAGCGCGCTTGCGAAGCCGAATTCGCGACAAGGAAGTGAGCTGGATGACTGGATTTTTTTGGTATCTCTTTCACGTCA
This window encodes:
- the tssI gene encoding type VI secretion system tip protein TssI/VgrG; the encoded protein is MFAPANETHFALTIEGLSADFQVFTLQGREAISQPFVFEVELVSEQPSLDLETLLHKPAFLQLSPDGSGIHGQIYRAAQGDSGKRLTRYSLTLRPQLAYLAHRINQRIFQNLTVPKIIGKVLEEHGIQSNAYEFKTGSIYPERVYCVQYDESDLHFIQRLCEEEGIHYHFEHTATAHKLIFGDDQTVFPKLQPVAYQQDSGMVASDPVIKRFDLRLETRTSRTTRRDYDFEKPRITLESENRGDALPDLEDYDYPGRFVDRERGKHLAKRALERHRSDFQLAEGKSDQPLLVSGHFLALTAHPKAKWNDLWLLTEVHHEGKQPQVLEESVTSDTTALKDDFHQGYRNRFQATPWDVPNRPPLRHPKPRILGSQSAVVTGPKGEEIHCDEYGRVKVQFHWDREGQADDKTSCWLRVSSAWAGAQYGGIAIPRIGMEVLVTFLEGDPDQPLISGCLYHKENTVPYALPANKTRSTFKTLSSMGGGGYNELRIEDKKGQEQIYLHAQRDWDENIEHDQKIRVGNERHDTVEKNSYSEFKAEEHHTVYEDRKVEARANDHLTVGVNQHIKIGTGQFIDAGQEIHLSSGMKVVMEAGAELTLIGGGSFIKIDAGGVTMSGPVINMNSGGGPGGGTGAAPLLPGPLKQADTDKAGKLLVPAQRQALMQKKPICAVCEKAKLEAQNA
- a CDS encoding toxin VasX → MTTPTSTGKSPNNVAKSRDDGKCAMGGCSLMKAKIQLIPLRYGLVERLDPSSALTMPYKTTSRPLGIRLMRDGWLYVIVDKKPEAVMHEYRIQNGIVTQLLWEKSEITVNKRESNVGEAVLVFPLLSKLYVNYSEVQWTAAKCAQVIKHKSEREYFMQKVDLTSADPEKGAANLLTPIQAEKWIAEVAEQPSKEPSVTSAKPEESQDYLWEQASHFKKTQMGTLKKQVKAEHERDHLYLVLQDDLGVLRDLAEHQDLVTGWISDWSDAEANQKKYVFGCYIESLYTVTGETILNAAQGDPRFAKLKDEINEEQRQSIVDYVNVKNQTQYSGAGTHRGAIAASKSRMRTNLGPLYSKYEDLIETIEDNADEALNGAKMGQEGINDLIDRPAMEAFLKQQRAQLSRWNKRLDLITEDRVKLVCEKRFYKSAWYFDPKFVTQLESALATEYACMKDICRTDKATEAIADLIEKEPGFTVPTFFTASLTDQKDLFAKIGSLIKSARDIPLSAKDFQGLQKISRNFVTLLTQDLAASINLSNDGITFDQARNTAYEPAKQLRLANALEEAIEGLRNGRAIDPSKILRNIPGSAWIDVLRTFGKKGITLEFASASQLHAFEADMAKLTELRQQMSSLKNRIRETLANERKGRAPKGSYRSLVAQRKSVQQSVAPLEKKIAPAMVAVGEGPSKASIKIKGLTSAQEAEVHRMAEDHRLNTGDKVRGLGKDIFQSAGGDIFASAVFVVQLINFVTVYSELRRKPSWDKTDYVAFGNAFFSASGGGFAAAQGISATTLNVVKNNYSSAAGKVQLAARIGKLTGGLGLAAYGFGMAAAATSLYGEKGSVARWTEALRSGDSAKLAGASMTIAGDSGQFVVNGWAVARTGQYMFEAASNVSQARAVAWVTAGGKLLSVAARANLIGLGLTVLQLGGEWIYNRNNKTKFDNWLQQGAWGKKNQNREFQADRMQLAEITSTPQVGLRQINNKPTAVISIPNITIRELDDVGFGLTAYWSSSLQRNDWEPWTEPLLYQLNLLSPPDAPLQLGLEIFAHEANAQHGLAIKLRYHPLPGAQKFQEIMFETKTLNVGSGKEFSTTGFFSARNTTAQAFIVTTDTLTVLESSKQAGQT
- a CDS encoding DUF4123 domain-containing protein, which translates into the protein MLKSEFPLENGLPQGLPWNGTVGLLLDGVSVEKLPQHLYQWTENPEFEPLYLGTRWAELGDISPCLVQIKAQNNPVLTRFLNASRQEWGHLVFSDQSWDQLVAHFRWLTSVMHPLGEEVLLRIADPAVTHALLAHAETIKDPTLFGPCKQIVTADAALDCWYINNRPGNAPEPDHSKRYRLSEAQLSQLDEVNFRNVVMRLDAHMQEYFPSYQAQSTPQQRWEHLHALASTSYDRGFNTELDITLYANIHGFLGERALEEHPDLDAILKTPSEQTPAQRLERVADIAQERAATLTRSQG
- a CDS encoding DUF6708 domain-containing protein, whose product is MSSINEQSRDDLNLKKIRPVAGEKRKFATGEALFFSPLPIPTGNVPMDLGGSFVEVNDTFLDVGSSNSGKAFQARAMIGLGMMFIFSCLIILPLLAGSTTWGSPFAESFWDRTAGMFDFGVTFSIWGGGIAALLGIYVILSTTRAKSRSRPIRFNRQRREVCFFPEGSDLPVIQPWEEIVSWLSISTGVTGVGVTSTYTFGMAFDDSRADVVHFMRQGVMTPAHALGKWEAIRIYMEKGPEFCPGKAAYEGRHTFDKKRQDMHEEYQNNERSALGVGWWYLTHLITWWRFPYWVAEWDHRFSMKSLPESIAEWSKPLPPKQWGKPSPVLKEQSAKIEKAFAQGQDFMTYFKANLNESKAEE